A DNA window from Halorubrum sp. DM2 contains the following coding sequences:
- a CDS encoding ribonucleoside-diphosphate reductase subunit alpha — MSQAELTKVEKEHQEPFYWLNDDSVEFLREGYLLEGVDPKERIRQIAENAEEILDEDGFADRFYEYMSRGYYSLASPIWANFGLDRGLPISCFGSYIEDSMESILYTHAEVGEMTKLGGGTSGYFGEIRPRGSPITNNGKSNGSYSFTELFDTAINVVSQGETRRGQFAGYIDIEHGDLDEWLNIKTEGDPVQDIYYGVIIGDDWFQEMVDGDTEKREKWAKIIETRINIGVPYIIFRGNMNEGKPQVYKDKDYQINASNLCTEIALPANPDESFVCCLSSMNALHYDEWKDTDAVETLTRFLDAVMEEFIQKTEGTQFMERAVQFAKRHRAIGIGVLGWHSYLQSNMIPFDSMEAMQKNESVFQTIKEKSYAESERLADEFGEPEVLEGYGRRNTTTMSVAPTKSSSVILGQVSPSIEPLKANYFVRDGAKLKSTQKNRFLEAILKERGKDNREVWDSIANKDGSVQHLDCLTDEEKDVFKTMAEIPQMAIINQAAQRQEHIDQAQSINISIDPSEVSTKEINQLYIKAWEKGVKSLYYQKSVNAAQKFSRNLLECKACES; from the coding sequence ATGTCGCAAGCAGAACTCACCAAAGTAGAAAAAGAACACCAGGAACCGTTCTACTGGTTGAACGACGACAGCGTCGAGTTCCTCCGAGAGGGATACCTACTCGAGGGCGTTGATCCGAAAGAACGGATCAGACAGATCGCAGAGAACGCCGAAGAGATCCTCGACGAAGACGGCTTCGCAGACCGGTTCTATGAGTATATGAGCCGCGGGTACTACAGCCTCGCCAGCCCGATCTGGGCAAACTTTGGACTGGACAGAGGCCTCCCCATCAGCTGCTTCGGCAGCTACATCGAGGACAGTATGGAGAGTATCCTATACACCCACGCCGAAGTGGGTGAAATGACGAAGCTGGGCGGAGGTACGAGCGGATACTTCGGTGAAATACGTCCACGAGGCAGTCCGATCACGAACAATGGAAAAAGTAACGGGAGTTATAGTTTCACGGAGCTCTTCGACACCGCGATCAACGTCGTAAGTCAAGGTGAAACCCGGAGAGGCCAGTTCGCGGGCTATATCGACATCGAGCACGGCGACCTCGATGAATGGCTCAACATCAAGACCGAGGGTGACCCGGTGCAGGATATCTACTACGGCGTCATCATCGGCGACGACTGGTTCCAAGAGATGGTCGACGGCGATACCGAAAAGCGAGAGAAGTGGGCGAAGATCATTGAGACGCGGATCAATATCGGCGTCCCGTACATTATCTTCAGAGGCAACATGAATGAGGGGAAGCCGCAGGTGTACAAAGACAAGGACTACCAGATCAATGCGTCGAATCTCTGTACCGAGATCGCGCTCCCCGCTAACCCGGATGAGAGTTTCGTCTGCTGTCTCTCAAGTATGAATGCGCTCCACTACGACGAGTGGAAGGACACGGACGCGGTCGAGACGTTGACTCGCTTCCTCGACGCCGTGATGGAGGAATTCATTCAGAAAACGGAAGGGACGCAGTTCATGGAGCGAGCTGTACAGTTTGCCAAGCGGCATCGAGCTATCGGTATCGGTGTCCTCGGATGGCACAGCTACCTCCAGAGCAACATGATCCCGTTCGATAGTATGGAGGCGATGCAGAAGAACGAGAGCGTGTTCCAGACGATCAAAGAGAAGAGCTACGCAGAGAGTGAACGACTCGCCGACGAGTTTGGCGAGCCAGAGGTGCTCGAAGGGTACGGACGGCGGAACACAACCACGATGAGCGTGGCCCCGACAAAGTCGAGCAGCGTCATCCTCGGACAGGTAAGCCCGAGTATCGAACCGCTGAAGGCGAACTACTTCGTGAGAGACGGCGCGAAGCTCAAGTCAACCCAGAAGAATCGGTTCCTTGAGGCAATCCTGAAGGAGCGAGGGAAAGACAACAGAGAGGTCTGGGATAGTATCGCAAATAAAGATGGTAGCGTACAGCATCTCGACTGCCTGACGGATGAAGAGAAGGATGTGTTCAAGACCATGGCCGAAATCCCACAGATGGCCATCATCAACCAAGCAGCGCAGAGACAGGAACACATCGACCAGGCGCAGAGCATCAACATCTCGATCGACCCTAGCGAAGTCAGCACAAAGGAGATCAATCAGCTCTACATCAAAGCATGGGAGAAAGGCGTGAAGAGCCTCTACTACCAGAAGAGTGTGAATGCCGCACAGAAGTTCAGCCGAAATCTCCTCGAGTGTAAGGCCTGCGAGAGCTGA
- a CDS encoding ribonucleotide-diphosphate reductase subunit beta, with protein MSKNETTSGEAESDIFSERTHLKPYEYSDFRDYTDAIRNSYWVHTEFNFSGDVQDFKVNTTPAEKTIIKRTMLAIAQIEVQVKTFWSDIYEEMPKAEVGNVGMTFAESEVRHMDAYSHLLEILGIEDDFEQVTEVPAIKNRIEYLDRCLETNEEDDKQEYVKNILLFSTFVEHVSLFSQFLIMTSFDKHEKKFKGIANAVEATSKEEQIHGLFGVELVETIKEENPEMFDDELEADVQEACQQAYEAEMDILDWIFEDGELEFLPREHVDEFLKDRFNQSLENVDVDPVFETDDELLEETRWFDEDIMMTKDNDFFSKRSTTYNKHTQSVTAEEMF; from the coding sequence ATGAGTAAGAACGAAACCACGAGTGGAGAAGCAGAGTCCGACATCTTCTCCGAACGAACACATCTGAAACCGTACGAGTACAGCGACTTCCGTGACTACACTGATGCGATACGCAACAGTTACTGGGTACATACGGAATTCAACTTCTCGGGCGACGTCCAGGATTTCAAGGTTAACACGACCCCTGCGGAAAAGACCATTATTAAGCGGACAATGCTGGCTATCGCACAGATCGAGGTGCAGGTGAAAACCTTCTGGTCAGATATCTACGAAGAGATGCCTAAAGCAGAGGTCGGCAATGTAGGTATGACCTTCGCGGAGAGCGAAGTGCGACACATGGACGCCTACAGCCACCTGCTTGAGATTCTCGGCATCGAAGACGACTTCGAGCAGGTGACTGAGGTTCCTGCTATAAAAAACAGAATCGAGTACCTTGACCGGTGTCTAGAAACTAACGAAGAGGATGACAAACAGGAGTATGTGAAAAATATCCTCCTGTTCAGTACGTTTGTCGAGCACGTCTCGCTCTTCAGCCAGTTCCTGATAATGACGAGCTTCGACAAGCACGAGAAGAAGTTCAAGGGGATCGCAAACGCCGTCGAAGCAACCAGCAAAGAAGAACAGATCCACGGGCTGTTCGGAGTTGAATTGGTCGAGACGATCAAAGAAGAGAACCCGGAGATGTTCGATGATGAACTCGAAGCGGATGTCCAAGAGGCTTGTCAGCAGGCTTACGAGGCTGAGATGGACATTCTCGACTGGATCTTCGAGGACGGCGAGCTGGAGTTCCTCCCCCGAGAGCACGTTGATGAGTTCCTGAAGGATCGGTTCAATCAGAGTCTGGAGAACGTCGACGTGGACCCAGTATTCGAGACCGATGACGAGCTGCTCGAAGAGACGCGGTGGTTCGATGAAGATATTATGATGACCAAGGACAACGACTTCTTCAGCAAGCGGTCGACCACGTACAACAAACACACACAGAGCGTCACGGCAGAGGAGATGTTCTAA
- the nrdR gene encoding transcriptional regulator NrdR, with amino-acid sequence MNCPDCDNDRTRVLDTGSNASGDTVRRRRECCRCSFRFTTYERPEWDSLQVKKRNGDIEPYDKQKLRNGIIRAVEKRPITDEQVAELLETVEAELRARDERIISSSLIGDLVSENLRTLDQVAYIRFVSVYKSFSEPQEFLKELDAVLDAELDDFEDPNRSQ; translated from the coding sequence ATGAACTGCCCAGACTGCGATAACGACCGCACACGTGTCCTCGATACAGGCTCAAACGCGAGTGGAGATACTGTGCGGCGGCGGCGCGAATGCTGCCGTTGTTCGTTCCGATTTACCACATACGAGCGCCCAGAATGGGACTCGCTCCAAGTAAAAAAGCGGAACGGAGACATTGAGCCATACGACAAGCAGAAACTCCGTAACGGCATCATTCGAGCCGTAGAGAAACGACCAATAACAGACGAGCAAGTCGCAGAACTGCTGGAGACAGTCGAGGCAGAACTGCGGGCCAGAGACGAACGGATTATCTCGTCGAGTCTGATCGGCGATCTTGTCTCTGAGAACCTTCGGACACTTGATCAGGTAGCCTATATCCGATTTGTCTCAGTTTATAAATCATTTTCTGAGCCACAAGAATTCCTAAAAGAGCTTGATGCGGTCTTAGATGCGGAGCTAGACGATTTCGAAGACCCGAACAGATCACAATGA
- a CDS encoding recombinase family protein, giving the protein MTRVAIYARVSTDRQDHERQIRELEEFVSEEYPDASVERFADVISETDDEGGAEYRQLREAIADGEIGAVVVHELSRLSRLGGGEIHNFLQHALEHETSVRDLEVGLDLDVDDSMVDQAVTRMIAGLMGDLARIEQTQKVRRIQSGVDAAQEAGKWTGRPPTGFEVVDGHLRVDSEEYLRVRAGIERVAAGESIADVADDIGVAASTLRELYNDRAELYLCGEADDDRVDAALKDIRPLSEPAAEPAEDLNKRLRQLEQKVKNLD; this is encoded by the coding sequence GTGACTCGCGTCGCGATATACGCCCGCGTCTCAACCGATCGCCAAGACCACGAGCGACAGATCCGCGAGCTCGAGGAGTTTGTCTCCGAGGAGTATCCTGACGCAAGCGTCGAGCGGTTTGCCGATGTTATCTCGGAGACTGACGACGAGGGTGGCGCGGAGTATCGCCAGCTTCGCGAAGCGATCGCCGATGGGGAGATCGGTGCTGTCGTTGTTCATGAGCTGTCTCGACTCTCCCGACTCGGTGGTGGCGAGATCCACAACTTCCTCCAACACGCTCTCGAACACGAGACGAGCGTCCGAGACCTCGAGGTTGGCCTCGATCTCGACGTCGACGACAGCATGGTCGATCAAGCGGTCACCCGGATGATCGCTGGACTCATGGGCGACCTCGCTCGGATTGAACAGACACAGAAGGTCCGCCGAATCCAATCGGGAGTTGACGCTGCTCAGGAGGCCGGTAAATGGACCGGCCGGCCGCCGACCGGGTTCGAGGTCGTTGACGGTCATCTCCGAGTTGATTCCGAGGAGTACCTTCGAGTTCGCGCCGGCATAGAACGGGTCGCCGCCGGAGAATCGATTGCCGATGTTGCCGACGACATCGGTGTCGCCGCGAGTACACTCCGAGAGCTGTATAATGACCGTGCGGAGCTATATCTCTGCGGCGAAGCCGATGACGATCGCGTTGACGCCGCCCTCAAGGATATCCGCCCGCTGAGTGAGCCGGCTGCCGAACCCGCCGAGGACCTCAATAAGCGACTCAGACAGCTCGAACAGAAGGTTAAAAATCTCGACTGA
- a CDS encoding aspartate/glutamate racemase family protein, translating to MTRIGVVLPSSNTTVEPEFRSILPDNCTIHAARVPLEDVTADELDVMADHAERAASLLSHASVDGVAYACTTGSLIHGSGFDTRLESRLSDVIDAPAIATARSVVRGLNALDADKVAVATPYAAELDRLERDYLTENDIEVVSIDGRGLVENTTIGKLDAVDAEEQAKSVLSTTPEADALFISCTNYRSIPALMSLETEFDIPVVSSNAATVWDLCNQVGIQLDSSVKIPFGRHILD from the coding sequence ATGACCCGGATTGGTGTCGTCCTTCCCTCCTCGAACACGACCGTCGAGCCGGAGTTCCGCTCGATACTTCCGGACAATTGTACGATCCACGCTGCTCGAGTTCCTCTCGAGGACGTTACGGCTGATGAACTCGATGTGATGGCGGATCACGCCGAACGTGCTGCGTCGCTGCTCTCACATGCCTCTGTTGACGGCGTTGCCTACGCTTGTACTACCGGAAGCCTCATCCACGGCTCTGGATTTGATACACGCTTGGAATCCAGATTATCTGATGTCATTGATGCCCCAGCGATTGCGACCGCACGGTCGGTCGTCAGAGGACTAAATGCGCTCGACGCAGACAAAGTCGCCGTCGCAACACCGTATGCGGCAGAACTGGATCGGCTGGAGCGAGATTACCTAACTGAGAACGATATTGAGGTGGTTTCAATCGATGGCCGAGGTCTCGTTGAAAACACGACAATTGGGAAATTGGATGCTGTAGATGCCGAAGAGCAGGCGAAATCGGTTCTTTCGACGACTCCTGAAGCGGATGCGCTGTTCATCTCGTGTACCAACTACCGATCTATTCCAGCGCTGATGTCCTTGGAGACAGAATTCGATATTCCGGTTGTCTCAAGTAATGCGGCAACAGTTTGGGACCTCTGTAATCAGGTCGGCATTCAGCTGGATAGCTCTGTTAAAATCCCATTCGGCAGACATATTCTCGACTGA
- a CDS encoding hydantoinase B/oxoprolinase family protein has translation MSDKDDLMNGTDSEIDPVTLEILRNQLESIATEMGHVLIRGAYSPNIKERQDCSTALFDASGRMIAQAEHIPVHLGAMPDAVDIVLQKDPKPGDVFIVNDPFAGGTHLPDITLVSTIAPDDEIIGFAVSRAHHADVGGSAPGSMPPGAQEIYEEGLRLPAVRLIDGGDPNEAIHELIRANVRTPDERAADLRAQRAANARAEERIGELLNEHGSTLLEAFDAVIDYSRERVETELRELPNGTFRAEDVLEGDGVTDEDIPIEVGVTLDGATIDVDFGGTADQVTGNLNAPLSVAKSAVYFVVRAVTDPDIPPNHGCYEPVTISAPDGSVLNPEPPAAVVGGNVETSQRVMDVTLAALAEAVPNVVPAGGQGTMNNLIIGDRTGEFTYYETIGGGFGARPDKDGMDGVQVGMTNTLNTPVEAMETEYPLWVDEYSLRPSSGGDGHYRGGLGLERTVTVETDATVSLLTERRRTAPAGIDGGEDGATGQNLVDGETVPAKVSIDVDAGTTVSIRTPGGGGHGDPNERETVARERDERDGKVN, from the coding sequence ATGAGTGACAAAGACGATCTGATGAATGGAACTGACTCGGAGATTGATCCGGTTACCTTGGAGATCCTCCGAAACCAGTTAGAAAGTATTGCGACTGAGATGGGCCACGTACTCATTCGTGGTGCATACTCTCCAAATATTAAGGAACGACAGGATTGTTCGACGGCACTCTTTGACGCGTCGGGGCGAATGATCGCGCAAGCCGAACACATCCCCGTTCATCTCGGTGCGATGCCCGATGCAGTAGATATCGTTCTACAAAAAGATCCGAAGCCCGGTGATGTTTTCATCGTTAACGACCCGTTCGCAGGTGGAACACACCTGCCAGATATCACGTTAGTCTCAACGATCGCCCCCGACGACGAGATAATTGGATTCGCGGTATCACGTGCTCATCATGCTGATGTAGGTGGTAGTGCACCGGGAAGCATGCCACCGGGTGCTCAAGAGATCTATGAGGAGGGACTCAGGCTCCCCGCAGTTCGGCTCATTGACGGCGGTGATCCAAACGAGGCTATCCACGAACTAATCCGGGCCAACGTCCGAACGCCGGACGAGCGTGCTGCGGATCTCCGGGCTCAACGTGCCGCAAATGCACGTGCCGAAGAGCGTATTGGCGAGTTGCTCAACGAGCATGGATCGACGTTGCTTGAGGCATTCGACGCGGTCATCGATTATTCCCGCGAACGTGTTGAAACGGAACTCAGGGAGCTCCCGAATGGTACGTTCCGAGCAGAGGACGTGCTCGAAGGTGACGGCGTGACCGACGAGGATATTCCGATTGAAGTTGGTGTCACTCTCGACGGAGCTACGATCGATGTTGATTTCGGTGGAACCGCTGACCAGGTGACGGGCAATCTGAATGCGCCACTTTCGGTTGCGAAGAGTGCGGTCTACTTTGTCGTCCGCGCCGTAACCGATCCTGATATCCCGCCCAATCACGGGTGTTACGAACCTGTCACCATCTCTGCGCCTGACGGATCGGTTCTTAATCCGGAGCCGCCAGCGGCTGTGGTCGGCGGGAACGTGGAGACAAGCCAGCGTGTGATGGATGTGACGCTCGCTGCCCTAGCAGAGGCTGTTCCAAATGTTGTCCCCGCCGGAGGCCAGGGAACGATGAACAACCTCATTATTGGAGATCGCACCGGGGAGTTCACGTATTACGAGACGATCGGTGGGGGCTTCGGGGCCCGTCCGGACAAAGACGGAATGGACGGTGTCCAAGTCGGGATGACGAACACCCTCAATACTCCGGTCGAAGCAATGGAAACCGAGTATCCGCTTTGGGTCGATGAATACAGCTTACGCCCATCGAGCGGTGGTGATGGCCACTATCGCGGTGGCTTAGGGCTCGAACGAACTGTCACCGTTGAAACGGATGCGACCGTTTCGCTGCTGACTGAGCGCCGGCGCACTGCCCCCGCAGGAATCGATGGCGGGGAAGATGGTGCAACTGGTCAGAACCTCGTTGACGGCGAGACTGTTCCTGCGAAAGTCTCTATCGATGTTGACGCTGGAACAACCGTCTCGATCCGCACCCCCGGTGGTGGTGGGCACGGTGACCCCAACGAGCGTGAGACGGTGGCAAGGGAACGGGATGAACGCGACGGTAAAGTAAACTGA
- a CDS encoding hydantoinase/oxoprolinase family protein, with protein sequence MNGRKIGVDVGGTFTDVALSLNDELVTAKVPSTEDQSEGVIHGIEKACKEAGIDPETVDEFSHAMTVSVNALLEEDGAKTALVTTEGFRDVLEIGRQTRPSVYDLDAEKPTPLVPRCRRFEVSERASTDGIEQPVNEDEVQAIAEEISQADVESVAVALLHAYAHPKNEKRVATILRSELDVPVSASHEVLAEFREYERTSTTAVDAYVRPAIDRYVSHLTDRAHDLGVPQPQIMQANGGITDARTIRENAVTTVLSGPAAGVVGASAMAADDTDDREGLVTFDMGGTSSDVSLVRDGEAERTTEGEINDRPIKTPMVDVETVGAGGGSIAWIDAGGALRIGPRSAGAEPGPACYGKGGTEPTVTDANLVLGYIGASTSLGGELSLDEEAAHDVLANLADEAGLDGALEAARGVYRVANANMTRAIRSVTVERGYDPRKFGLVAFGGAGPMHAIPIADGLDIDQVIIPRASGVLSAYGLLAADEKRDAVRTYQCSLTDIDSDDVDTVYDDLSETLLVEISDRDAATVRYSADLRYAGQSFELTVDIDRPFDAVAAGKRFETAHESAYGYQADEPVELVNCRVTATVPRDAPSLEYTSSGGLQKTTREAVFTGGVYETAVYDRDRLPAAGTVEGPSIIEGPESTIVVPPAWNVQTRDDGALIAEVSDK encoded by the coding sequence ATGAACGGGCGCAAAATCGGCGTCGACGTCGGTGGAACGTTCACCGACGTGGCACTCTCTCTTAACGATGAACTCGTGACTGCAAAGGTACCCAGTACTGAAGACCAAAGTGAGGGAGTGATCCACGGGATCGAGAAGGCCTGTAAGGAGGCCGGGATCGACCCCGAAACTGTGGATGAGTTCTCCCATGCGATGACCGTCTCGGTTAATGCGCTTCTAGAGGAGGACGGCGCGAAGACTGCACTCGTGACGACCGAAGGGTTCCGAGACGTCTTGGAAATCGGCCGGCAAACGCGGCCCTCGGTGTACGATCTTGATGCGGAAAAACCGACGCCGCTCGTTCCGAGATGTCGCCGTTTTGAGGTCTCCGAACGGGCGTCAACCGACGGGATCGAACAACCTGTAAACGAAGATGAAGTTCAGGCGATCGCCGAAGAGATCAGCCAAGCGGACGTAGAGTCTGTCGCAGTCGCGCTCTTACATGCGTATGCACACCCCAAGAACGAGAAACGCGTCGCGACTATTCTCCGATCGGAGCTTGATGTCCCCGTGTCTGCCTCGCACGAGGTCCTCGCTGAATTTCGTGAATACGAGCGGACATCGACGACAGCTGTTGACGCGTATGTCAGACCCGCGATCGACCGATACGTAAGTCACCTGACTGACCGAGCACACGATCTCGGTGTCCCTCAACCACAGATTATGCAGGCAAACGGTGGCATCACCGATGCACGTACTATCAGAGAAAACGCGGTGACAACTGTCCTGTCCGGACCCGCAGCTGGTGTAGTGGGGGCGAGTGCGATGGCAGCCGACGACACGGACGACCGCGAGGGCTTAGTCACGTTCGATATGGGGGGAACTTCCAGCGATGTGAGCCTTGTCCGTGATGGGGAAGCTGAACGAACGACCGAGGGCGAAATTAATGATCGACCGATCAAAACACCAATGGTCGATGTAGAGACAGTGGGTGCAGGCGGCGGCTCAATCGCGTGGATCGATGCTGGAGGGGCACTCCGGATCGGACCGCGTTCAGCTGGGGCCGAACCTGGTCCCGCCTGCTACGGCAAAGGAGGCACGGAACCAACTGTCACTGACGCGAATCTCGTCTTAGGATACATCGGAGCGAGTACCAGCCTTGGCGGTGAACTGTCGCTAGATGAAGAGGCTGCACACGATGTCCTCGCAAATCTCGCCGATGAGGCAGGACTCGATGGAGCGCTCGAAGCCGCTCGCGGAGTCTATCGTGTCGCGAACGCAAATATGACCCGTGCTATTCGTTCTGTGACCGTCGAGCGAGGATACGATCCGCGAAAGTTCGGTCTGGTTGCGTTTGGTGGTGCGGGACCGATGCACGCTATCCCGATCGCTGATGGGCTTGATATAGACCAAGTGATTATTCCACGTGCATCTGGGGTCCTCTCAGCGTATGGTTTGCTTGCGGCTGACGAAAAGCGCGACGCAGTGCGGACGTATCAGTGCTCGCTCACTGATATTGACTCTGATGATGTCGATACCGTCTACGATGACCTATCCGAAACACTGCTCGTGGAAATTAGTGATCGCGACGCGGCAACCGTCCGGTACTCCGCAGATCTTCGGTATGCCGGTCAGAGCTTCGAACTCACCGTGGACATCGATCGACCGTTCGACGCGGTGGCTGCGGGTAAGCGGTTCGAGACGGCCCACGAATCGGCGTACGGCTACCAAGCAGACGAGCCGGTCGAACTGGTAAACTGTCGGGTAACGGCGACTGTTCCCCGAGACGCGCCGTCCCTCGAATACACAAGTAGCGGTGGCCTACAGAAGACCACCCGTGAGGCGGTGTTCACCGGCGGTGTGTATGAGACAGCTGTGTATGACCGAGATCGGTTGCCGGCGGCGGGTACTGTCGAGGGTCCTTCGATAATTGAAGGTCCTGAGAGTACTATCGTTGTCCCGCCTGCTTGGAATGTACAAACGCGTGACGACGGTGCGCTAATTGCGGAGGTGAGCGACAAATGA
- a CDS encoding Nramp family divalent metal transporter produces MNITQHIKAVGPGAMVAAAFIGPGTVTTASVTGAEFGYALLWTLAFSIMATIVLQEMSARLGLVSGEGLGEALRERFDNKIIEYVSIFLVVGAIGVGTAAYEAGNILGGAAGLATITGISSTVWGVLMGAVAGGLLFTGRYKLIERALVGLVIVMALSFVASAILIGPDLGAIAGGFVPSIPSGSPYLITGLIGTTVVGYNLFLHASNVQERWSGPEDIGYSRIDTILSITVGGLITITIMVTAAAAFEPGTQISDIGRMAEQLQPLAGPYAKLFFSIGIFAAGFTSATTAPLAGAWATTGALGWDSDLQSTRFRAVWGTILSVGVLSVLLGGSPVQIIVFAQVLNGVLLPIVAIFLIYAMNQTDLLGKYTNGTVTNVLGVIVGIIVVGLGIRTLLSVTGVV; encoded by the coding sequence ATGAATATTACGCAACATATCAAGGCTGTCGGTCCGGGCGCGATGGTCGCAGCCGCGTTCATCGGACCGGGAACGGTCACGACCGCGAGTGTAACTGGTGCAGAGTTTGGCTACGCGCTTCTGTGGACACTTGCCTTTTCGATTATGGCAACGATTGTCCTTCAAGAAATGAGCGCCCGGCTCGGGCTTGTCTCAGGTGAAGGCCTCGGTGAAGCACTTCGCGAACGCTTCGATAACAAGATTATCGAGTACGTGAGTATTTTCCTCGTCGTGGGGGCGATCGGCGTCGGAACTGCCGCCTACGAGGCGGGGAACATTCTCGGTGGGGCAGCAGGGCTTGCGACGATCACGGGCATCAGCTCAACCGTGTGGGGTGTTTTGATGGGAGCTGTCGCCGGTGGCCTTCTATTCACAGGGCGGTACAAGCTGATCGAACGGGCACTCGTTGGCCTTGTCATCGTGATGGCTCTTTCGTTCGTGGCATCGGCGATATTGATTGGCCCCGATCTGGGAGCGATCGCGGGCGGATTTGTTCCCAGTATTCCCTCTGGTTCACCGTATCTCATCACCGGTCTCATCGGAACGACTGTCGTGGGATATAATCTATTCTTGCACGCGAGTAACGTTCAGGAACGCTGGAGTGGCCCCGAAGACATCGGGTATTCACGTATTGACACGATACTGTCGATCACTGTTGGTGGTCTGATCACGATCACAATTATGGTGACTGCAGCCGCGGCATTCGAACCAGGGACGCAGATCAGCGACATCGGGAGGATGGCTGAACAACTACAGCCGTTGGCTGGTCCGTACGCGAAGCTGTTCTTCAGTATTGGAATCTTTGCTGCCGGGTTCACGAGTGCGACGACAGCACCACTTGCGGGTGCGTGGGCAACTACGGGCGCACTCGGGTGGGACTCGGATCTTCAAAGCACACGCTTCCGAGCTGTCTGGGGAACGATTCTTTCCGTCGGGGTTCTATCCGTGCTGTTAGGTGGTAGTCCCGTTCAGATTATTGTGTTCGCACAGGTTCTCAACGGGGTTCTGCTCCCGATCGTTGCGATCTTCCTCATCTATGCGATGAACCAGACGGATCTTCTTGGCAAGTATACGAACGGCACGGTAACAAACGTGCTCGGTGTAATCGTGGGCATAATTGTTGTGGGACTTGGCATTCGAACACTCCTCAGCGTTACGGGGGTGGTGTAG